A window of Micromonas commoda chromosome 13, complete sequence contains these coding sequences:
- a CDS encoding predicted protein codes for MAGDAIDPSYDDDDFEVSDDDDVEMASAVKPRPEEIRGTHSKVASTATAPGGKTPGARRPSGSLTADLRSVAAVNASSPARGSSAGQPRAVALLARRSASKDSTVKKKSPPPPTTNATVRPKIPSDTAQMRLSSAFEKTLDTWHDRDGVAAENLALRTQIDAQLAEMAGLTLKCQSLEAAARADRERAADHAAALEDAVNKERKLRVEAERAAADVKATSTPWGQMAKGAMDVRCVSVEEAESMRREIQTQDAIMRGYQKENEAATATIAAMRREFAVKEGDFTGTIDRLNGEIARLRLETERTGGDGARYLERQLAAESALKAAQAEFGERERELVRERDAARAAARAAEAKMAGGGGMDPGDESPGGESPGVEAAQLAELERRHGARVAELEKRIAWFTENQELVADRDANLRRQAARIEELDRELARARRELAKFQPAAGVSSRIATPGSTPGKPADVRDVSSAGVASLLGGIDPGTDVTASAVFDAGLAKNPQSVAALVRAVRPTEAHVEKIAALEARCRRLQDELDATDGEHERALRALQQEHLKFKSNMERRVREAEEFGRDAQGLGGPRAVGAKPPGTKALERQVHELQGEVDTLRARLRDAEAAAAVRTGPVSERPAAPARRKPPKRSASSDKENADAAAAVAAVAASPVFKAPVAHNPLANDPLPEGHPAVTPFDPTGAGASPFKSRPLIRDSREGFPQPNDGDIAAAAARAAAEVARSFASPRQPRAPATKSPAKAATVEAKNTHANVKAKNTHKGNKQGNNPRVSWNAELEAERTYVPSPTEDTKASIARAGADDVELDSPVKSTSPIKSPIKSASPEVKRGGRRLDAGDKVITASPKKGVQHREMPKLPPVPANFPEAFVERLKRLEERAEARERYWKGVVREVQRVASEDSAELRKRCQAAVDGKNEQIRYFRERLNAIVATVHEQSLRRSVESGVGALEALAV; via the coding sequence atggcgggcgacgcgatcgacccGTCGTACGATGACGATGACTTCGAGgtttccgacgacgacgacgtcgagatggcctccgcggtgaaGCCGCGTCCGGAGGAGATCCGAGGCACCCATTCGAAGGTTgcgtcgaccgcgaccgcgccagGCGGTAAgaccccgggcgcgcggcggcccaGCGGCAGCCTCACGGCGGACCTgcggagcgtcgcggcggtgaacgcgtcgtcgcccgcgcgcggctcgtccGCGGGTCAACCCAGGGCggtcgcgctgctcgcgcgaAGATCCGCGTCCAAGGACTCCACAGTCAAGAAGAaatctcctcctccgccgacgacgaacgcgacggtgCGACCCAAGATACCGAGCGACACCGCGCAGATGCGCCTCAGCAGCGCGTTCGAGAAGACCCTGGACACGTGGCACGAcagggacggcgtcgccgcggagaaccTCGCACTCCGCACGCAGAtcgacgcgcagctcgcggagatggcgggTTTAACCCTCAAGTGCCAGTccctcgaagccgccgctcgagccgaccgcgagcgcgcggcggaccacgcggccgccctcgaggacgccgtgaACAAGGAGCGCaagctccgcgtcgaggccgaacgcgccgccgcggacgtcaaggcgacgtcgacgccgtggggCCAGATGGCCaagggcgcgatggacgtgCGATGCGTGTCGGTCGAAGAGGCGGAGTCCATGCGCCGAGAGATCCAGACGCAGGACGCCATCATGCGCGGGTACCAGAAggagaacgaggcggcgacggcgacgatcgcggcgatgcgacgcgagTTTGCGGTCAAAGAGGGCGATTTCACCGGCACGATTGACCGACTCAACGGCGAGATCGCTCGGCTTCGACTCGAGACGGagcgcaccggcggcgacggtgctcGGTACCTGGAGAGGCaactcgccgccgagtcagcgctcaaggcggcgcaggcggagtttggcgagcgcgagcgcgagctcgttcgcgagcgcgacgcggcgcgagcggcggcgcgagcggcggaggcgaagatggccggcggcggcggaatgGACCCGGGCGatgagtcaccgggcggtgagtcaccgggcgtcgaggcggcacagctggcggagctcgagaggAGGCACGGGGCTCGGGTGGCGGAGCTGGAGAAACGGATCGCGTGGTTCACCGAGAaccaggagctcgtcgcggacagGGACGCCAACCTTCGCAggcaggcggcgaggataGAGGAGCTCGACAGGGAACTGGccagggcgcgacgcgagctggcCAAATTtcaacccgccgccggcgtgagCTCGCGCATCGCCACCCCGGGGAGTACCCCGGGTAAGCCCgcggacgtccgcgacgtcagCTCCGCGGGCGTGGCTTCGCTCCTGGGAGGAATCGATCCCGGGAcggacgtcaccgcgtcggccgTCTTTGACGCCGGTTTAGCCAAAAACCCGCagtcggtcgccgcgctcgtcaggGCGGTGCGACCGACCGAGGCGCACGTCGagaagatcgccgcgctcgaggcgcggtGCAGGCGACTgcaggacgagctcgacgcgacggacggcgaGCACGAACGCGCGTTGCGCGCCTTGCAGCAGGAACACCTCAAGTTTAAGTCCAACATGGAGCGCAGGGTTCGAGAGGCTGAGGAGTttgggcgcgacgcgcagggactcggcggcccgcgcgccgtcggcgccaagCCCCCGGGGACGAAAGCGCTGGAGAGGCAGGTGCACGAGCTCCAGGGCGAGGTGGACACCCTGCGTGCTCGGTTGAgagacgcggaggctgccgccgccgtccggaCCGGTCCGGTATCGGAGAggccggcggctccggcgagGAGGAAACCACCGAAgaggtcggcgtcgtccgatAAGGagaacgccgacgccgccgccgcggtcgccgcggtcgccgcgagccccgTGTTCAAagcgcccgtcgcgcacaACCCGTTGGCGAACGACCCTCTGCCGGAGGGCCACCCCGCGGTGACTCCGTTTGACCcgacgggcgccggggcgtcgccgtttAAATCTCGGCCGCTCATTCGGGACTCGAGGGAGGGTTTCCCGCAGCCGAACGACGGggacatcgcggcggcggcggcgcgcgccgccgcggaggttgcgcgctcgttcgcgtccccgcgccagccgcgcgcgcccgcgacgaaaAGCCCGGCGAAggccgccaccgtcgaggCTAAAAACACCCACGCTAACGTCAAGGCTAAAAACACCCACAAGGGTAACAAGCAGGGTAATAACCCGAGGGTCAGCTGGAACGCCGAACTGGAGGCGGAGCGAACGTACGTGCCGTCCCCGACGGAGGATACCAAGGCGTccatcgctcgcgcgggcgcggacgacgtggagctGGATTCGCCGGTCAAGTCGACGTCACCTATCAAATCACCTATCAAGTCGGCGTCCCCCGAGGTGAAGCGGGGCGGCCggaggctcgacgccggcgacaaggtcatcaccgcgtcgcccaaGAAGGGCGTTCAACATCGGGAGATGCCAAAGTTACCCCCGGTGCCCGCGAACTTCCCGGAGGCGTTCGTCGAGCGTTTAAAACGGctggaggagcgcgcggaggcgagggagcggTACTGGAAGGGCGTGGTTCGCGAGGTGCAACGAGTCGCGAGCGAGGATTCGGCCGAGTTGCGTAAACGGTGCcaagccgcggtggacggcaaGAACGAGCAGATCAGGTACTTCCGCGAGCGGCTGAACGCGATCGTGGCGACGGTACACGAGCAATCGCTGCGGAGGAGCGTGGAGAGCGGCGTCGGAGCCCTCGAGGCTCTCGCGGTGTGA
- a CDS encoding predicted protein, which translates to MRRHATAVSTRWILRYLRVDDSWGACVARDAARALASTVSTARADKNARFNIVGFCSSPITSWRGFVVGSHQAERGTGASRDGRGGGKLSGSAKLNQEIIASRSAGEILAIVEDRGESFSKVNVATAVNRLYKVAKARDNLRRDPRYKRLLDLVRLHCGRFRAREVSNVAHGLGMLCANKGAGNIDKETAELLMRAVQKNANEMNPQEIANVLNAVSKLDAAAEAVSREGWKRLAEAAEWQARDMNPQGIANVLNALSKLDAAAAAVSQEGWKRLAEAAEQQARDMNPQDIANVLNALSKLDAAAAAVSPEGWKRLAEAAERQAREMNPQGNANVLNALSKLDAAAAEVSPEGWKRVGEAVERQAREMNPQGNANVLNALSKLDAAAAAVSPEGWKRLAEAAERQARDMNPQDIANVLNALSKLDAAAAAVSQEGWSYFSVAVERQSVAMNAQNVSNTLNAYAEMRKRRPQASAAVTETGWHSLAAATARTAPTMANQSIALTVDAAKKLDAFASAIDDEGWEILAAAVARMALDSNAQQAVLALSAVGWKQELARSLHRQGGFDALIGSIERNIDAIRRGYPPDFAKETRKTLDAIRLIYEHDDGAYGDERLEGLRTELQTKPGNRHK; encoded by the coding sequence atGCGCCggcacgcgacggcggtgtcGACGCGGTGGATACTCCGTTatctccgcgtcgatgacAGCTggggcgcgtgcgtcgcgcgggatgccgcccgcgcgctcgccagcaccgtgtcgaccgcgcgcgcggacaaGAACGCCCGATTTAACATCGTCGGGTTTTGCTCATCGCCCATCACGTCGTGGCGCGGGTTCGTTGTGGGTTCACATCAAGCGGAACGTGGCACTGGTGCTAGTCGCGACGGTCGTGGTGGTGGAAAGCTCTCGGGATCTGCCAAGCTAAACCAAGAGATCATCGCGTCCCGGAGCGCGGGAGAGATTctcgccatcgtcgaggaTCGAGGAGAGAGTTTTAGCAAAGTCAACGTGGCGACCGCGGTGAACAGGCTGTACAAGGTCGCAAAGGCGCGCGATAACCTCAGGAGGGACCCGAGGTACAAACGTCTACTCGACCTGGTGCGCTTACACTGCGGCAGGTTTCGTGCTCGAGAAGTTTCTAACGTCGCCCACGGCCTCGGAATGCTGTGCGCCAACAAAGGCGCCGGCAACATCGAcaaggagacggcggagctTTTGATGCGAGCGGTGCAGAAAAACGCGAATGAGATGAACCCTCAAGAGATCGCCAACGTGCTGAACGCGGTCAgcaagctcgacgcggcaGCAGAGGCAGTGTCACGGGAGGGATGGAAACGCCTTGCCGAGGCTGCTGAATGGCAAGCCCGAGATATGAATCCTCAGGGGATCGCCAACGTGCTGAACGCGCTCAGCAAGCTCGACGCTGCTGCAGCAGCGGTGTCACAGGAGGGGTGGAAGCGCCTTGCCGAAGCTGCCGAACAGCAAGCCCGAGATATGAACCCTCAGGACATCGCCAACGTGCTGAACGCGCTCAGCAAGCTCGACGCTGCTGCAGCAGCAGTGTCGCCGGAGGGATGGAAACGCCttgccgaggctgccgaaCGGCAAGCCCGAGAGATGAACCCTCAGGGGAACGCTAACGTGCTGAACGCGCTCAGCAAGCTCGACGCTGCAGCAGCAGAAGTGTCGCCGGAGGGATGGAAACGCGTTGGCGAAGCCGTCGAACGGCAAGCCCGAGAGATGAACCCTCAGGGGAACGCCAACGTGCTGAACGCGCTCAGCAAGCTCGACgctgcagcagcagcggTGTCGCCGGAGGGATGGAAACGCCTTGCCGAAGCTGCCGAACGGCAAGCCCGAGATATGAACCCTCAGGACATCGCCAACGTGCTGAACGCGCTCAGCAAGCTCGACGCTGCTGCAGCAGCGGTGTCACAGGAGGGATGGTCGTATTTCTCGGTTGCTGTTGAGCGCCAATCAGTTGCGATGAACGCGCAGAATGTCTCGAACACATTGAACGCGTACGCTGAGATGCGAAAACGCCGACCGCaagcgtccgcggcggtgacggaaACGGGCTGGCATTCGCTtgcagcggcgacggcgagaacTGCACCGACGATGGCCAATCAAAGTATCGCCTTgaccgtggacgcggcgaaaaAGCTGGATGCGTTTGCGTCGGCGATTGACGACGAGGGATGGGAAAtattggcggcggcggtggcgcgcatGGCTCTAGATTCCAACGCACAGCAAGCCGTGCTCGCCCTCTCCGCGGTCGGTTGGAAacaggagctcgcgcgaagCCTGCATCGTCAAGGCGGGTTTGACGCGTTGATTGGCTCGATCGAGAGGAACATCGACGCCATCCGCCGGGGGTACCCGCCCGACTTTGCGAAAGAGACTCGGAAGACGCTCGATGCCATCCGGCTCATTTacgagcacgacgacggggcgtacggcgacgagcggctcGAGGGTTTGAGAACCGAGCTCCAGACGAAACCAGGTAATCGTCACAAGTAG
- a CDS encoding predicted protein — protein MSKPETTTLRGELPGVKLAGSTGATAEVYTHGAHLASWKTADGVEQLFVSSDVVFKPPKAIRGGVPICFPQFSDFGPLGQHGFARNETWEVTARTPTSVQMTLRSTPASKEKWPHDFVCVYEVMLGAGNHLKTTMSVTNAGIEPMTFTTALHTYFRCDDALAAKVTGLKGASYLDSLDGRVRREEIGEFVAFAEEVDRIYLSTSDALAVEDVAGSRSIRITKRNLPDAVVWNPWIEKSKATGDLGDDDYKKFVCVEAAAIETPVTLPAGERWECEQVLECVKHASPVPAIDDAAPSKVEAEEAR, from the exons ATGTCGAAACCCGAGACGACGACCCTGCGCGGGGAGCTCCCCGGCGTGAAGCTCGCGGGTTCCACCGGTGCCACCGCCGAGGTGTACACGCacggcgcgcacctcgcgtcgtggaagaccgccgacggcgtcgagcagctCTTCGTCAGCTCAGAC gtTGTGTTCAAGCCGCCCAAGGCGATCCGAGGCGGCGTGCCGATATGCTTCCCCCAGTTCAGCGACTTTGGCCCGCTCGGACAGCACGGCTTCGCGCGCAACGAGACTTGGGAG gtcaccgcgcgcacgcccacGTCGGTGCAGATGACCCTGCGCTCCACCCCAGCCTCCAAGGAGAAGTGGCCGCACGATTTCGTCTGCGTCTACGAGGTCATGCTGGGCGCGGGCAACCACCTCAAGACGACGATGTCGGTGACCAACGCGGGGATCGAACCCATGACGTTCACCACCGCGCTTCACACGTATTTCcgctgcgacgacgcgctcgccgcgaaggtcACCGGGCTCAAGGGCGCGTCGTACCTGGACTCGCTCGACGGTCGGGTCAGACGCGAGGAGATCGGGGAAttcgtcgccttcgccgaggaggtggaccGCATCTACCTCTCGAccagcgacgcgctcgccgtcgaggacgtcgcgggttcgagatCGATCCGGATCACCAAGCGTAacctccccgacgccgtggtGTGGAACCCGTGGATCGAAAAGTCCAAGGCTAcgggcgacctcggcgacgacgattaTAAAAAGTTTGTATGcgtcgaggctgcggcgattgagacgccggtgacgttgCCGGCGGGCGAGCGGTGGGAGTGCGAGCAGGTGCTGGAGTGCGTGaagcacgcgtcgccggtgcccgcgatcgacgacgcggcgccgtcgaaggtggaggcggaggaggcgcggtgA
- a CDS encoding predicted protein: MSTTAGDAAPAPLTPTPSVRQRTIALESELLQHTRATVTGLDRGRASATSSPRTGPGGGGEAGPDTPPVRPAARGAEMNGDDVSSEAPVVVNVALSDPRAPHLPQASRASPGGGASRGTSGNHESAGSLGYSDRDAAAAAAMKPAYGGERTRPASSPAPPRMFPSAAASSAAGASPEPGWLRRLHLGESGARFSLPARWRPFLPWAPVFLRAAQAAFSLVAVACVASMNHPAGACDAAIADAETLPASTVAALSRLVDDALCLPSRNYRNFVSLEFLAVVSAALFVWSTVFLLGDLLALGAIGLGRIVGNVHVEPGRETVVTDANRRESVRAAAEDRARRFRVPQIALAGDASLATLTFSAACAVAGLRTGLDDLAAGYCGRVGKGWCDRMGAAAAFGFLSSLATFPSAALNTANKCGPW, encoded by the exons atGTCCacgaccgcgggcgacgccgcccccgcgcccctcacCCCGACCCCGTCCGTGCGCCAGCGAACCATCGCGCTCGAGTCCGAGCTCCTGCAACACACtcgcgcgacggtgacggggCTCGACCGCGGaagagcctcggcgacgtcgtctccTCGGAcgggcccgggcggcggcggcgaggctgggcCCGACACCCCACCcgtccgtcccgccgcgcgcggcgcggagatgaacggcgacgacgtctcgAGCGAGGCGCCCGTCGTGGTGAACGTGGCGCTGagcgatccgcgcgcgccgcaccTGCCGcaagcctcgcgcgcctccccggGCGGAGGAGCGAGCCGTGGAACAAGCGGCAACCACGAGAGCGCCGGTTCGTTGGGATACTCCGAtagggacgccgccgccgccgccgcgatgaaaCCCGCCTACGGAGGCGAGCGCACGCGGCCGGCGagctcccccgcgcccccccgcATGTttccctccgccgccgcctcctccgccgccggcgcgtcccccGAGCCCGGGTGGCTGCGACGGCTGCACctcggcgagagcggcgcgaggttctcgctccccgcgcgctggcgcccgTTCCTGCCGTGGGCGCCCGTGTTCCTTCgagcggcgcaggcggcgttttcgctcgtcgccgtcgcgtgcgtcgcgtccatgaaccaccccgcgggggcgtgcgacgccgccatcgcggacgcggagaccttgcccgcgtccacggtcgcggcgttgtCGCGCctggtcgacgacgcgttgtGCCTCCCATCTCGGAATTACCGAAACTttg TCTCGCTCGAGTTTCTCGCCGTCGtatccgccgcgctcttcgtGTGGTCGACGGTTTTCCTCCTCGGGGACCTGCTGGCGCTCGGGGCGATCGGGTTAGGGAGGATCGTGGGCAACGTCCACGTGGAGCCCGGACGCGAAACGGTTGTAACGGACGCGAACCGACGCGAGTCcgtccgagccgccgccgaggaccgaGCTCGCCGCTTTCGCGTTCCCCaaatcgccctcgccggtgacgcgtccctcgcgaccctaaccttctccgccgcgtgtGCCGTCGCGGGGCTTCGTACCGgactcgacgacctcgcggcggggtacTGCGGTAGGGTGGGTAAGGGTTGGTGCGATCGAATGGGAGCGGCGGCTGCGTTTGGTTTTTTGAGTTCGTTGGCGACGTTTccttcggcggcgctcaacaCCGCGAACAAGTGCGGGCCGTGGTGA
- a CDS encoding predicted protein: MATLASHLAAVTARPSHRLVARSASARHRAVTHRPVTTASSSSSADAADASTSTSAAEALLLSRLESVSKTRGASATPADERAIADAVTALELAGGLERPATREEITGTWRLLYTSKSDFDARNPLGSRVDGTAPGIEGFFTSIFGDDDGRKMAEGVRGSSSPIQRTVTSLEAFTIQQAIRLGSRTGKDDRVDQVVQFGENGHLRLSAAASVDAASSPSRIDFTFDLAYFEIKATPLGPLPFGPVRLPYPVPFRILGDEAKGWLDTTYLGENVRISKGNKGTTFVLVREATDGTGVPLPYEF; this comes from the coding sequence ATGGCGACCCTCGCatcgcacctcgcggcggtgacagcgcgtccatcgcaccggctcgtcgcccgctccgcgtcggcgcgtcaccgggcggtgacgcatcgcccggtgacgacggcgtcgtcgtcgtcatccgccgacgcggccgatgcgtccacgtcgacgtcggccgccgaggcgttgCTCCTCTCGAGACTCGAGTCCGTCTCCAAGACCCGCGGGGCTTCCgcgacccccgcggacgagcgcgccatcgccgacgccgtgacCGCGCTGGAACTCGCCGGGGGCTTGGAgcgacccgcgacgcgcgaggagatcACCGGCACGTGGCGCCTCCTCTACACGAGCAAGAGCGACTTCGACGCTCGGAACCCGCTgggctcgcgcgtcgacggcaccgcgccgGGCATCGAGGGGTTCTTCACGTCCatcttcggcgacgacgacgggcggaAGATGGCGGAAGGGGTCCGGGGAAGCTCGTCCCCGATCCAGCGCACCGTCACCtcgctcgaggcgttcacCATCCAGCAAGCCATCCGCCTGGGATCGCGAACGGGGAAAGACGACAGGGTGGACCAGGTGGTGCAGTTTGGCGAAAACGGACACCTCAggctcagcgccgccgcgagcgtcgacgcggcgagctccccgAGCCGCATAGATTTCACCTTCGACCTGGCGTACTTCGAGATTaaggcgacgccgctcgggCCGCTGCCCTTTGGACCCGTTCGACTGCCGTATCCGGTGCCGTTTCGAATCTTGGGCGACGAAGCCAAGGGGTGGCTCGACACGACGTACCTGGGCGAGAACGTGCGGATATCCAAGGGGAACAAGGGCACGACGTTCGTGCTGGtgagggaggcgacggacggcACGGGGGTGCCGCTGCCGTACGAGTTTTAA
- a CDS encoding predicted protein: MAPKRRAAARKAAPVAAAKKPKPADDDPTYTRPTPTPEEVAELTRKYGPTQHPEEYYDTRKTDPNRPAIAQAAKAKALVEETASDDPTLANFLTWCTMRGFELHPSLVVKNASGAGDAPRHNAVFARGDIAPGDVLVVIPKCWCLTPRTGSITNVLPRDVLADLDEAALILTVMYERALGSRSPWAPYFALLPTPSENLPFLWDERDATRWLEGTEVFRRIAEDLPAMRADHARCMDACRRFEDRMTEFFPDGKAPPRIAVPVPERSPDDDDGSSSDDDIGERFTEPNDGPYGFNAFLSAASLVASRAFQVDAISGQGLVPVADLFNHRGAASGGEHVHFTDTDGDGDGSGDDDSDSGSGSDGDGSNPRGTNPDEETVPGTNWPRRPNDTWERPNEPMPGVYPDNDEYDKDLASKPIWQRSVAPTCGDVTTIDGPPLTLVAVKTATAGDEIFNNFGEHGNALLLHKYGFCEWDNTHGGVTISHETLFKVLGPEVIVEAESALDGDAEMDTEADAEQSHEGIGFGPQKLPWERTDDATSKGAAMARAAGWVGSQYEISASGEPSRDLILLLATALADPDDPNQMDPTTGLSPHMGEDDASIVQTLDGVAEALLAVVKARREELPEGGTADGDLAAAKLAHEKAKKLYGNNGTNDAAKSGCVGEAAALLLRSQERVVLEKGMLWVIETLRAGGGGGGVKPNVNPVDVPARTDSPGLAQPIQSTPYGSVVYLPRRGPKPTSGMDKAYEQPASPNHPHPGLGSDVFGLPDPGEREDEQ; the protein is encoded by the coding sequence ATGGCTCCAAAGAgacgcgcggccgcgaggaaggccgcacccgtcgccgcggcgaagaagcccaagcccgcggacgacgatccGACCTACACCAGACCGACGCCCACTCCCGAGGAGGTTGCCGAGCTCACGCGAAAGTACGGCCCGACGCAGCACCCGGAGGAGTACTACGACACCCGCAAGACGGACCCGAACCGCCCGGCGATCGCCCaagccgccaaggccaaggcgctcgtGGAGGAAACGGCATCGGACGACCCGACGCTGGCGAACTTCCTGACGTGGTGCACCATGCGGGGGTTCGAGTTGCATCCCTCGCTCGTCGTTAAaaacgcgtcgggcgcgggcgacgcgcccagGCACAACGCGGTGTTCGCGAGGGGCGACATCGCGCCGGgagacgtcctcgtcgtcatccccaAGTGCTGGTGCCTCACCCCCCGCACGGGATCGATAACCAACGTCCTTCCCcgggacgtcctcgccgacctcgacgaggcggcgttgaTCTTGACCGTCAtgtacgagcgcgcgctgggcTCGCGATCGCCGTGGGCGCCGTATTTCGCCCTCCTGCCCACTCCGTCGGAGAACCTCCCGTTCCTgtgggacgagcgcgacgcgacgcgatggctcGAGGGCACGGAGGTGTTCAGGCGCATCGCGGAGGACCTTCCGGCGATGCGAGCGGACCACGCCCGGTGCATGGACGCGTGTCGAAGATTCGAGGATCGAATGACGGAGTTCTTCCCGGATGGaaaggcgccgccgaggatcgCGGTGCCCGTTCCCGAGCGctccccggacgacgacgacggttcaTCTTCCGATGATGACATCGGCGAGCGTTTCACCGAACCAAACGACGGTCCTTACGGGTTCAACGCGTTTCTCTCCGCGGCTTCGCTggtggcgtcgcgagcgtttCAGGTTGACGCGATCTCCGGTCAGGGTCTGGTTCCCGTCGCGGATCTGTTCAACCACAggggcgccgcctccggggGCGAGCACGTGCACTTCACCGATACAGACGGGGACGGTGACGGGTCGGGTGATGACGATTCGGATTCCGGATCCGgttccgacggcgacggttcTAATCCCCGGGGCACCAACCCCGACGAAGAGACCGTCCCCGGCACGAATTGGCCGAGACGGCCCAACGACACGTGGGAACGACCGAACGAACCCATGCCCGGAGTCTACCCCGACAACGATGAATACGATAAAGACCTCGCGTCCAAGCCGATATGGCAGAGGAGCGTTGCGCCCACGTGCGGCGACGTGACCACCATCGACGGGCCGCCGTtgacgctcgtcgccgttAAAACCGCGACCGCCGGGGATGAAATCTTCAACAATTTCGGCGAACACGGCAACGCCTTGCTCCTTCACAAGTACGGCTTCTGCGAGTGGGACAACACGCACGGCGGGGTGACGATATCGCACGAGACGCTGTTCAAGGTGCTGGGGCCGGAGGTCATCGTGGAGGCGGAGTCGGCGCTGGACGGAGACGCGGAGATGGACACCGAGGCGGATGCGGAGCAATCGCACGAGGGCATCGGTTTCGGCCCCCAGAAGCTCCCGTGGGAgcgcaccgacgacgccacgagTAAAGGCGCCGCCatggcccgcgccgcgggctggGTCGGTTCGCAGTACGAGatctccgcgtcgggcgaACCGAGCAGGGATTtgatcctcctcctcgccaccgcgctcgccgacccGGATGACCCGAATCAGATGGACCCGACCACCGGCTTGTCCCCGCAcatgggcgaggacgacgcgtccatcgttcagacgctcgacggcgtcgcggaggcgttgCTCGCGGTCGTCAAGGCGAGACGCGAGGAACTCCCGGAGGGGGGAACGGCGGATGGcgatctcgcggcggcgaagctcgcgcACGAAAAGGCAAAAAAATTGTATGGGAACAACGGGACGAATGACGCCGCAAAATCCGGGTGCGtcggcgaagccgccgcgctgctgctcCGGTCGCAGGAGCGCGTGGTCCTCGAGAAGGGGATGCTGTGGGTCATCGAGAcgctgcgcgcgggcggcggcggcggcggggttaAACCGAATGTAAATCCGGTCGACGTTCCCGCGAGGACGGATTCGCCGGGTTTGGCGCAGCCGATCCAATCGACTCCGTACGGTTCCGTGGTGTACCTTCCCAGACGTGGACCGAAGCCGACGAGTGGGATGGACAAGGCGTACGAGCAGCCGGCGAGCCCGAACCACCCGCACCCGGGGCTCGGGTCGGACGTGTTCGGCCTCCCCGAcccgggcgagcgcgaggacgagcagTGA
- a CDS encoding predicted protein: protein MVVPFDDHMVHRGHGVFDTAHVCDGRCHLLDRHLARFERSMRSAKLKPPAGQSLASMRATILATIAASGLRDAQVRYYAGAGPGGFALSHDECVDATFYVTVVAGRAAPDPNVGVSVVTSDVPIKPPAFATVKSVNYLPNAMVVADAHERGADYGVWMTERGLVGEGPSMNLAIVEDGVLVTPPTDDVLAGCTVRRAMELIARGALAHLGVRDARHEDITLERAKSADEAVLIGSVIWCQPIVRWDGEEVGTGRARGCAGPCALALHEALLADFRDDESELVDVPYA, encoded by the coding sequence ATGGTCGTCCCGTTCGACGACCACAtggtccaccgcgggcacgGCGTCTTCGACACCGCGCACGTCTGCGACGGCCGGTGCCACCTCCTCGACAGGCACTTAGCCCGCTTCGAACGATCGATGCGATCGGCCAAGCTCAAGCCCCCCGCGGGTCAGAGTTTGGCGTCGATGCGAGCGACGATCctggcgacgatcgcggcgtcgggcctGAGGGACGCGCAGGTGAGGTActacgccggcgccgggcccgGGGGGTTCGCGCTGAGCCACGACGAGTGCGTTGATGCCACCTTTTACGTgacggtcgtcgccggcagAGCCGCGCCCGATCCGAACGTAGGCGTATCCGTGGTCACCAGCGACGTGCCCATCaagccgcccgcgttcgcgacggtAAAGTCGGTGAACTACCTTCCGAACGCCatggtcgtcgcggacgcgcacgagcgcggcgcggactaCGGCGTGTGGATGACGGAGCGCGGGCTGGTGGGCGAGGGGCCTTCCATGAATCTCGCAATCGTCGAGGACGGAGTCTtggtgacgccgccgacggacgacgtgctcgcgggATGCACCGTGCGGCGCGCCATGGAGCTGATCGCGCGTGGGGCGCTGGCGCACCTCGGCGTGCGTGACGCGCGGCACGAGGACATCACGCTCGAACGCGCCAAgtccgccgacgaggcggtgctGATCGGCAGCGTCATCTGGTGTCAGCCGATCGTTCGAtgggacggggaggaggttgggacgggacgcgcgaggggctGTGCGGGGCCGTGCGCGTTGGCGCTGCACGAGGCGTTGCTGGCGGACTTTAGGGACGACGAGAGCGAACTCGTGGATGTGCCCTACGCGTGA